A single region of the Streptomyces sp. ITFR-16 genome encodes:
- a CDS encoding helix-turn-helix domain-containing protein gives MPKKPGGNKLGPETGVGTGTRTRTDNGAETRSETGTRTRTEITELDALKALAQPRRQQILQHLTLHGPATSAILARALDLNTGATSYHLRELARFGFVADAVPPEPDVRRARWWRAVPGDRRFPPPSRRTPELRLVMAELNRHAYAADLALFEQLQRESEEAPDGGSPDEWADGHAYSRGELRLTLPELRAFFEEYIALMNRYKRPGAETPPGARTVHTRLLAFPGPGTPTTTETDDAS, from the coding sequence ATGCCCAAGAAGCCCGGTGGTAACAAGCTCGGACCCGAGACCGGCGTCGGGACCGGCACCCGCACGCGTACCGACAACGGCGCCGAGACGCGTAGCGAGACCGGCACCCGCACGCGTACCGAGATCACGGAGCTGGACGCCCTCAAGGCGCTCGCCCAGCCGCGACGTCAGCAGATCCTTCAGCACCTGACCCTGCACGGGCCCGCCACGTCCGCGATCCTCGCCCGGGCCCTGGACCTGAACACCGGGGCGACCAGCTACCACCTGCGTGAGCTGGCCCGGTTCGGCTTCGTGGCCGACGCCGTGCCGCCGGAGCCGGATGTGCGCCGGGCCAGGTGGTGGCGGGCCGTTCCCGGTGACCGCCGCTTCCCGCCGCCGTCGCGCAGGACACCCGAACTGCGGCTCGTCATGGCCGAGCTGAACCGTCATGCCTACGCCGCCGACCTCGCCCTCTTCGAGCAGCTCCAACGGGAGAGCGAGGAGGCGCCGGACGGCGGGAGCCCCGACGAGTGGGCCGACGGACACGCGTACTCGCGCGGTGAGCTGCGGCTGACGCTCCCCGAACTCCGCGCGTTCTTCGAGGAGTACATCGCCCTCATGAACCGCTACAAGCGCCCCGGGGCCGAGACCCCGCCGGGCGCCCGCACGGTCCACACCCGCCTGCTCGCGTTCCCGGGCCCGGGCACTCCCACGACGACAGAGACGGATGACGCGTCATGA
- the recX gene encoding recombination regulator RecX: protein MTRRTEWPGSAADPGAGPGPEFAAGHPAGSDTESDLAHEPGTRPGRRAGSGAGFGEGGGGRRSRSRSRDSGSPSSSRAEKGEPRDPVEQARNICLRLLTGTPQTRKQLADALRKREIPDEAAEEVLSRFEEVGLIDDAAFAGAWVESRHHARGLARRALVRELRTKGVDATVIDDAVGQLDSEQEEETARELVARKLRSTRGLDRDKRLRRLAGMLARKGYGEGMALRVVRRALEEEGEDTEGLDDPF, encoded by the coding sequence GTGACGCGTCGTACGGAGTGGCCGGGCAGCGCCGCCGACCCCGGCGCGGGCCCCGGCCCCGAATTCGCCGCCGGACACCCGGCCGGATCCGACACCGAATCCGACCTCGCGCACGAGCCGGGCACCCGGCCCGGCCGTCGCGCAGGCTCGGGCGCCGGATTCGGCGAGGGAGGGGGAGGACGCCGCTCCCGCTCCCGGTCCCGAGACAGCGGTTCCCCCTCCTCGTCGAGGGCCGAGAAGGGGGAGCCGCGAGACCCGGTCGAGCAGGCGCGCAACATCTGCCTGCGGCTGCTCACCGGGACTCCGCAGACCCGCAAACAGCTCGCGGACGCCCTGCGCAAGCGGGAGATCCCGGACGAGGCGGCCGAAGAAGTGCTGTCGCGCTTCGAGGAGGTCGGGCTGATCGACGACGCCGCGTTCGCCGGTGCCTGGGTGGAGTCCCGGCACCACGCCCGGGGACTCGCCCGCCGCGCCCTCGTCCGTGAGCTGCGGACCAAGGGCGTGGACGCGACGGTGATCGACGATGCCGTCGGGCAGCTCGACTCCGAGCAGGAGGAGGAGACCGCGCGGGAGCTCGTCGCACGCAAGCTCCGGTCCACCCGGGGCCTGGACCGCGACAAGCGGCTGCGCCGCCTCGCGGGCATGCTGGCCCGCAAGGGATACGGGGAGGGCATGGCCCTGCGCGTGGTGCGGCGGGCGCTCGAGGAGGAGGGCGAGGACACAGAGGGGCTGGACGACCCGTTCTGA
- the recA gene encoding recombinase RecA: MAGTDREKALDAALAQIERQFGKGAVMRLGERPNEPIEVIPTGSTALDVALGVGGLPRGRVVEVYGPESSGKTTLTLHAVANAQKLGGSVAFIDAEHALDPEYAKKLGVDIDNLILSQPDNGEQALEIVDMLVRSGALDLIVIDSVAALVPRAEIEGEMGDSHVGLQARLMSQALRKITSALNQSKTTAIFINQLREKIGVMFGSPETTTGGRALKFYASVRLDIRRIETLKDGTDAVGNRTRVKVVKNKVAPPFKQAEFDILYGQGISREGGLIDMGVEHGFVRKAGAWYTYEGDQLGQGKENARNFLKDNPDLANEIEKKILEKLGVGVRPEETPAEPAADAAAAPADGAAKSVPAPAGKAKPAKAAAAKS, translated from the coding sequence ATGGCAGGAACCGACCGCGAGAAGGCGCTGGACGCCGCACTCGCACAGATTGAACGGCAATTCGGCAAGGGCGCGGTGATGCGCCTCGGCGAGCGGCCGAACGAGCCCATCGAGGTGATTCCCACCGGGTCCACCGCGCTCGACGTCGCGCTCGGCGTCGGCGGTCTGCCGCGCGGCCGCGTGGTGGAGGTGTACGGACCGGAGTCCTCCGGCAAGACGACGCTGACGCTGCACGCCGTGGCGAACGCACAGAAGCTCGGCGGCTCGGTGGCCTTCATCGACGCGGAGCACGCACTCGACCCCGAGTACGCGAAGAAGCTCGGCGTCGACATCGACAACCTCATCCTGTCCCAGCCGGACAACGGTGAGCAGGCCCTTGAGATCGTGGACATGCTGGTCCGCTCGGGCGCCCTCGACCTGATCGTCATCGACTCCGTCGCGGCGCTCGTGCCGCGCGCGGAGATCGAGGGCGAGATGGGCGACTCGCACGTGGGTCTGCAGGCCCGCCTGATGAGCCAGGCGCTCCGCAAGATCACCAGCGCGCTCAACCAGTCCAAGACTACCGCGATCTTCATCAACCAGCTCCGCGAGAAGATCGGCGTGATGTTCGGCTCGCCGGAGACCACCACCGGTGGGCGCGCGCTGAAGTTCTACGCCTCGGTCCGCCTCGACATCCGCCGGATCGAGACGCTCAAGGACGGCACCGACGCGGTCGGCAACCGCACCCGCGTCAAGGTCGTCAAGAACAAGGTCGCACCGCCCTTCAAGCAGGCCGAGTTCGACATCCTCTACGGCCAGGGCATCAGCCGCGAGGGCGGTCTGATCGACATGGGCGTGGAGCACGGCTTCGTCCGCAAGGCCGGCGCCTGGTACACGTACGAGGGCGACCAGCTCGGCCAGGGCAAGGAGAACGCCCGCAACTTCCTCAAGGACAACCCCGACCTCGCCAACGAGATCGAGAAGAAGATCCTGGAGAAGCTGGGCGTCGGCGTCCGGCCCGAGGAGACGCCCGCAGAGCCCGCTGCGGACGCGGCGGCGGCCCCGGCCGACGGCGCGGCGAAGTCGGTGCCCGCTCCGGCCGGCAAGGCGAAGCCGGCCAAGGCGGCGGCGGCCAAGAGCTAG
- a CDS encoding dihydrofolate reductase family protein: MNEHSGKVTCDLSISVDGYSAGLHQTEQRPFGDDAGDGWGDRLHSWMFETPEQRQAELDRLTVVGAFIMGRNMFGPVRGAWDRQWKGWWGDNPPYHAPVFVLTHHARDPQPMDGGTTFHFVTDGIESALRQAREAAEGRNVSIHGGATTVNQYLAAGLIDELRLHIVPFTLGAGTRLFAGVPPLNLEQVESRAANSVTHVTYRMRS; encoded by the coding sequence GTGAACGAACATTCGGGCAAGGTGACCTGCGACCTCTCGATCTCCGTCGACGGGTACTCGGCCGGGCTCCACCAGACCGAGCAGCGCCCGTTCGGCGACGACGCCGGCGATGGCTGGGGCGACAGACTGCACTCCTGGATGTTCGAAACCCCGGAGCAGCGGCAGGCCGAGCTCGACCGGCTGACGGTGGTCGGCGCCTTCATCATGGGGCGCAACATGTTCGGCCCCGTACGCGGCGCATGGGATCGCCAGTGGAAGGGATGGTGGGGCGACAATCCGCCGTATCACGCACCGGTCTTCGTGCTCACCCACCACGCGCGCGACCCACAACCGATGGACGGCGGCACCACCTTCCACTTCGTCACCGACGGCATTGAATCCGCGCTGCGGCAGGCCCGCGAGGCGGCGGAGGGCCGCAACGTATCGATCCACGGGGGCGCGACCACCGTCAACCAGTACCTCGCCGCCGGCTTGATCGACGAGCTGCGGCTGCACATTGTCCCGTTCACGCTCGGCGCCGGTACGCGGCTGTTCGCCGGCGTGCCGCCGCTGAACCTTGAACAGGTGGAGTCGCGAGCAGCGAACTCGGTCACACACGTGACCTATCGCATGCGGTCCTGA
- a CDS encoding PP2C family protein-serine/threonine phosphatase, whose product MSQRLAGLRRSVRAGHGWVAVPIAWIVAVSVIDVLAPPDIHLGPLLVAAPAITASFGGPRTVGLVAALAVVAQTVIGLLRDTDHLLSANHQAQIAALVLVGASLVVFCVLRDRRARELTQVRYVSEAAQRVVLRPLPKRLGPLRVASLYLAAEAEAQIGGDLYAAARTAFGTRLIVGDVRGKGMTAVGDAALLLGAFRAAAHRQASLGELVTYLDGSVCWDLMEPGETDRSGETFITATVLDIPDRDGRVEMIVCGHPPPVVLRDGRPTTVEARHPAPPLGLGELARPRYHVDSFPFEPGDLLLLHTDGVTEARDPGGTFYPLSERITGWTETDPDAFLHRLRRDLLHHVGGHLDDDAAVIALHRPAAPGA is encoded by the coding sequence ATGTCGCAGCGCCTCGCAGGACTCCGCCGGTCGGTGCGAGCGGGCCATGGGTGGGTCGCCGTCCCGATCGCGTGGATCGTCGCGGTGTCCGTGATCGACGTCCTCGCGCCGCCCGACATCCATCTGGGGCCGCTGCTGGTCGCCGCCCCGGCGATCACGGCGTCGTTCGGCGGGCCCCGCACGGTGGGGCTGGTGGCCGCACTGGCGGTGGTCGCGCAGACGGTTATAGGACTGCTGCGCGACACGGACCACCTGCTCTCGGCCAACCACCAGGCACAGATCGCCGCCCTGGTGCTGGTCGGCGCGAGCCTGGTGGTCTTCTGCGTGCTGCGCGACCGGCGTGCCAGGGAGCTGACACAGGTGCGGTACGTCTCCGAGGCGGCCCAGCGGGTCGTCCTGCGGCCGCTGCCCAAGCGGCTCGGACCGCTGCGCGTCGCCTCGCTGTATCTCGCCGCCGAGGCCGAGGCCCAGATCGGCGGGGACCTGTACGCGGCGGCGCGTACCGCCTTCGGTACCCGGCTGATCGTCGGCGACGTGCGGGGCAAGGGGATGACGGCGGTCGGTGACGCCGCCCTGCTGCTCGGCGCGTTCCGCGCCGCGGCCCACCGCCAGGCGAGCCTGGGCGAGCTGGTGACCTATCTCGACGGAAGCGTCTGCTGGGACCTGATGGAGCCGGGCGAGACGGATCGCTCGGGCGAGACCTTCATCACCGCCACCGTCCTGGACATCCCCGACCGGGACGGCCGGGTCGAGATGATCGTCTGCGGGCACCCGCCACCGGTCGTCCTGCGCGACGGCCGCCCGACGACGGTGGAGGCCCGCCACCCCGCGCCGCCGCTGGGCCTGGGCGAACTGGCCCGTCCGCGCTACCACGTGGACAGCTTCCCGTTCGAGCCGGGAGACCTTCTGCTGCTGCACACGGACGGGGTCACCGAGGCGCGTGACCCCGGCGGCACGTTCTACCCGCTCAGCGAGCGCATCACCGGCTGGACCGAGACCGACCCCGACGCCTTCCTCCACCGCCTCCGGCGCGACCTGCTGCACCACGTCGGCGGACACCTGGACGACGACGCCGCCGTCATCGCCCTGCACCGCCCCGCCGCGCCCGGGGCCTGA